Proteins encoded by one window of Halichondria panicea chromosome 8, odHalPani1.1, whole genome shotgun sequence:
- the LOC135340532 gene encoding uncharacterized protein LOC135340532 isoform X2, which yields MATRYTQLNIDIDTLKQKTGVTDTQLDQTIEQEQLMCLASLLGSYDKFVRSPGFDLTNAEIADLKDCASKHGNQLAMCEALRKWGNVIRDFTYRSLLEILIGLREGALADQVCRTFIQTQTSESNKEDSVSLSPAPGTTTADLIKEFDRRFRDLRKIALEEITEKRIPVTEFRQTLMNLPCPITNENKDFIISKYFLFEKAESIESIFLYLNFYLSFIDFSLLEHIIEQFGSDSLKRDMSSYAKDMRHFRINTPVSEALSYLPKISDATAGYSRLTVKIDFDIQTATLEDVETYRKRFASDFLLSQLALSLFDLQESSLLVTWLVPAAVGAMISDQVQKKSSSFFLSNNILKLSLKGECLYPMVKFSQSGKRDLMIEAVAGKPGLTSLEPLNQGECLYPMVKTKTGESSSSMIEIGAGLTSLKPHQRIADEMKRSIDLGPNHRGLAIVVPHYYMLSNLTNMLRETLGFAVYEPRDEPSLKSYMQAVDLVELKHHPIIVVVDGHGGRGYLLHTDTGEIDIKEDNFYGTTIPSYCHTPC from the exons ATGGCTACAAGATATACCCAGCTCAATATTGATATTGATACTCTGAAGCAGAAGACTGGGGTAACAGACACCCAGCTAGACCAAACAATTGAGCAGGAACAATTGATGTGCTTGGCCAGTTTACTTGGCAGCTATGATAAGTTTGTTAGAAGCCCAGGATTTGATCTCACCAATGCTGAAATAGCAGATCTGAAGGATTGTGCCTCCAAGCATGGCAATCAACTGGCTATGTGTGAAGCTTTAAGGAAATGGGGAAATGTCATCCGTGACTTCACTTATCGGTCGTTGTTGGAGATTTTGATTGGTCTTCGTGAAGGAGCTTTGGCTGACCAAGTGTGTAGGACTT TCATCCAGACACAAACCAGTGAGTCGAATAAAGAAGACTCTGTGTCCTTGTCACCTGCACCAG GCACTACAACTGCTGACCTCATAAAAGAATTTGATAGGAGGTTTAGGGATCTACGAAAGATAGCTCTCGAGGAGATAACTGAGAAACGAATACCTGTGACTGAGTTCCGCCAAACACTCATGAATTTACCGTGCCCTATCACAAATGAAAACAAAGATTTTATCATATCGAAGTATTTCTTGTTTGAAAAAGCAGAGTCCATCGAAAGCATCTTTCTGTACCTCAATTTCTACCTAAGCTTTATTGATTTCAGCCTTCTTGAGCATATCATAGAGCAATTTGGTAGTGATAGTCTGAAACGAGACATGAGCAGCTATGCAAAAGACATGAGACACTTCAGAATCAACACCCCCGTTAGCGAAGCACTTAGCTATCTTCCGAAAATTTCAGATGCTACTGCTGGTTACTCTCGTCTAACAGTGAAGATTGATTTTGATATTCAGACTGCAACTCTTGAAGATGTAGAGACGTACAGAAAACGTTTTGCTAGTGATTTCTTGCTCTCCCAGCTAGCCCTTTCTTTGTTTGACCTCCAGGAGAGCTCACTACTGGTTACATGGCTAGTGCCTGCTGCTGTAGGAGCAATGATCAGTGATCAAGTACAGAAGAAAAGTTCTTCTTTCTTTTTAAGCAATAATATTCTCAAGTTATCACTTAAAGGAGAATGTCTCTACCCGATGGTAAAG TTTAGTCAATCAGGTAAAAGGGATCTTATGATTGAAGCTGTGGCTGGAAAACCCGGTTTGACCTCTCTTGAACCATTGAACCAAGGAGAATGTCTCTACCCGATGGTAAAG ACAAAAACAGGTGAATCTAGTAGTTCTATGATTGAAATTGGAGCTGGTTTGACCTCTCTtaaaccacatcaaaggaTAGCGGATGAAATGAAGCGATCAATCGATCTCGGACCTAATCATCGTGGACTGGCTATTGTTGTACCACATTATTATATGTTGTCGAATCTAACGAACATGCTCAGGGAGACATTGGGATTTGCTGTTTACGAGCCTCGAGATGAACCATCCCTAAAGTCATACATGCAAGCTGTAGATCTTGTGGAGCTGAAACACCATCCCATAATAGTGGTGGTAGATGGAcatggggggaggggttatCTTCTACACACTGATACTGGTGAAATCGACATTAAGGAAGATAATTTTTATGGCACCACTATTCCCTCCTATTGCCACACACCTTGCTGA
- the LOC135340541 gene encoding uncharacterized protein LOC135340541 produces MCEALRKWENVIHDFTYRSLLEILISLREGALADQVCRTFIQTQASELNKEDAVSLSPAPRRTRPPIRDTVKPNSLATGTRTADRIKRFEMRFINLRKRALKEVTENGVTVTEFRQTLMTLPSPITNENEDFIKSKYPLFEDAKSVESIFLHLNFYLSFIDFSLLEHIIEQFGSDSLKRDMSSYAEDMGHFRMNTPVSEALDHLPRNSDPPAGYSRLKAKLDFDVKTATLEDVDTYRKRFASDFLLSQLALSLFDLQESSLLFTWLVPAAVGAMISDQVQKKSSSFFLSNNILKLSLEGECLYPMVKVSQSGTEGSGGAMIEAGASITRKPHQRIAERINLGPHHRGLAIVVPLRLLLDLTDVLTRILGFAVYNPQDERFLKSYMQAVDLELKHHPILVVVSGDGRVAHIVEDKLANPFMSVQKIFTSISDQLSFLTITVIDRLKEPVYLHPRGSKLIGTHSISQESSEESDTLSHLGGLSTAEQSHLLEQPTEKLKTEVSPESSEKLEIDEDL; encoded by the exons ATGTGTGAAGCTTTAAGGAAATGGGAAAATGTCATCCATGACTTCACTTACAGGTCGTTGTTGGAGATTTTGATTAGTCTTCGTGAAGGAGCTTTGGCTGACCAAGTGTGTAGGACTT TCATCCAGACACAAGCCAGTGAGCTGAATAAAGAAGACGCTGTGTCCTTGTCACCTGCACCAC GTCGGACACGGCCACCGATTCGTGACACAGTGAAACCAAATTCCTTGGCGACAG GCACTAGAACTGCTGACCGAATAAAAAGATTTGAGATGCGGTTCATTAATCTACGAAAGAGAGCTCTCAAAGAGGTAACTGAGAATGGAGTAACTGTGACTGAGTTTCGCCAAACACTCATGACGTTACCAAGCCCTATCACAAATGAAAACGAAGATTTCATCAAATCAAAATATCCTTTGTTTGAAGACGCTAAATCGGTCGAAAGCATCTTTCTGCATCTCAATTTCTACCTAAGCTTTATCGATTTCAGCCTTCTTGAGCATATCATAGAGCAATTTGGTAGTGATAGTCTGAAACGAGACATGAGCAGCTATGCAGAAGACATGGGACACTTCAGAATGAACACCCCCGTTAGCGAAGCACTTGACCATCTACCGAGAAATTCAGATCCTCCTGCTGGTTACTCTCGTCTAAAAGCGAAAttagattttgatgttaaaacTGCAACTCTTGAAGATGTAGACACGTACAGGAAACGTTTTGCTAGTGATTTCTTGCTCTCCCAGCTAGCCCTTTCTTTGTTTGACCTCCAGGAGAGCTCACTACTGTTTACATGGCTAGTGCCTGCTGCTGTAGGAGCAATGATCAGTGATCAAGTGCAGAAGAAAAGTTCTTCTTTCTTTTTAAGCAACAATATTCTTAAGCTATCACTCGAAGGAGAATGTCTCTACCCAATGGTAAAG GTTAGTCAGTCAGGTACAGAGGGATCTGGTGGTGCTATGATTGAAGCTGGAGCTTCGATCACTCGtaaaccacatcaaaggaTAGCGGAGCGAATCAACCTCGGACCTCATCATCGTGGACTGGCTATTGTTGTACCACTCCGTCTGTTGTTGGACCTAACGGACGTGCTCACGAGGATATTGGGATTTGCTGTTTACAATCCTCAAGATGAACGATTCCTAAAGTCATACATGCAAGCTGTAGATCTGGAGCTGAAACACCATCCCATATTAGTGGTGGTATCTGGAGATGGA AGGGTGGCACACATCGTAGAGGACAAACTGGCAAACCCTTTTATGTCTGTGCAAAAGATTTTCACTTCAATTAGCGACCAGCTCAGCTTCCTTACCATTACTGTGATCGACCGTCTCAAGGAGCCAGTCTACTTGCATCCTCGTGGATCTAAGCTAATTGGAACTCACAGCATATCACAAG AATCATCCGAGGAGTCCGATACTCTATCACATTTAGGTGGACTATCAACCGCTGAACAATCGCATCTACTGGAACAACCAACTGAGAAGCTCAAGACTGAAGTATCACCCGAGTCGAGTGAGAAACTCGAAATTGATGAGGACTTATAG
- the LOC135340527 gene encoding uncharacterized protein LOC135340527, with protein sequence MATRYSQLNIDIDTLKQKTGVTDTQLDQTIEQKQLWSLSGVLGSYKKFVRSSGFDLNNADVEDLKECASKHGNQQAMYEALMKWGKFIRDFTYRSLLEILIGLREGALADQVCRTFIQTQTSELNKEDAVSLSPAPGRSPLTESPICDLVEPNSVATGTTTADCIHEFETRFMDLQTKTLGEIDEKRITVTQFRRTLMIMPSSIKSENKDFILSKHSLFQKAESIEDIFVHLNFYLSFIDFSLLEHIIEQFGSDSLKREMSSYAEDMRQFRMKTPVSEVLGHLPRNSDTPAGYSRLTVKSNFDVQAATLEDVDTYRKRFASDFSLSQLALSLFDLQESSLLVTWLVPAAVGAMISDQVQKKTTSFFLSNNILSLSLEGKCLYPFMPMVKVSQSGTEGSGGAMIEAGASITRKPHQRIAERINLKPNHHGLAIVVTNHSLLDLTDVLTRKLRFDIYEPRDKLSLKSYIQAVDLELKHHPILVVVPGDGLWGNHLSTECGFIDIKEDIMAPLFPPIATHLADNPKIFLFAASNSERHALHFVEAIWENYIVGYIACGDIHDMQRVGDIVEDEFSSHSRVRVQNIFTSISHKLQPLHDVLRVADIVRDELAHPSMSVQEIFTSISDQLPSTVTMTVVDCLKEPVYLHPRGSELMETHSRSQESSEESDTLSRLGGLSTAEQSHLLEQPTKKLKTEVSPESSEKLQIDEDL encoded by the exons ATGGCTACAAGATATAGCCAGCTCAATATTGATATTGATACTCTGAAGCAGAAGACTGGGGTAACAGACACCCAGCTAGACCAAACAATTGAGCAGAAACAATTGTGGAGCCTGTCTGGTGTACTTGGCAGCTATAAAAAGTTTGTTAGAAGCTCAGGATTTGATCTCAATAATGCTGATGTAGAGGATCTGAAGGAATGTGCCTCCAAGCATGGCAATCAACAAGCCATGTATGAAGCTTTAATGAAATGGGGAAAATTCATCCGTGACTTCACTTATCGGTCGTTGTTGGAGATTTTGATTGGTCTTCGTGAAGGAGCTTTGGCTGACCAAGTGTGTAGGACTT TCATCCAGACACAAACCAGTGAGCTAAATAAAGAAGACGCTGTGTCCTTGTCACCTGCTCCAG GTCGATCACCTCTGACAGAGTCACCAATTTGTGACCTAGTTGAACCAAATTCCGTGGCGACAG GCACTACAACTGCTGACTGCATACATGAATTTGAGACGAGGTTTATGGATCTACAAACGAAAACTCTTGGTGAGATTGATGAGAAACGAATAACTGTAACTCAGTTCCGCCGAACGCTCATGATAATGCCAAGCTCTatcaaaagtgaaaacaaAGATTTTATCTTATCAAAACATTCCTTGTTTCAAAAAGCAGAGTCTATCGAAGACATCTTTGTTCATCTCAATTTCTACTTGAGCTTTATTGATTTCAGCCTTCTTGAGCATATCATAGAGCAATTTGGTAGTGATAGTCTGAAACGAGAAATGAGCAGCTATGCAGAAGACATGAGACAGTTCAGAATGAAAACCCCCGTTAGCGAAGTACTTGGCCATCTTCCGAGAAATTCAGATACTCCTGCTGGTTACTCTCGTCTAACAGTGAAATCAAATTTTGATGTTCAGGCTGCAACTCTTGAAGACGTAGACACATACAGGAAACGTTTCGCTAGTGATTTCTCACTCTCCCAGCTAGCCCTTTCTTTGTTTGATCTCCAGGAGAGCTCACTACTGGTTACATGGCTAGTGCCTGCTGCTGTAGGAGCAATGATCAGTGATCAAGTGCAGAAGAAAACAACTTCTTTCTTTTTAAGCAACAATATTCTCAGTCTATCACTTGAAGGAAAATGTCTCTACCCTTTCATGCCGATGGTAAAG GTTAGTCAGTCAGGTACAGAGGGATCTGGTGGTGCTATGATTGAAGCTGGAGCTTCGATCACTCGtaaaccacatcaaaggaTAGCGGAGCGAATCAACCTCAAACCTAATCATCATGGACTGGCTATTGTTGTAACAAACCATTCGTTGTTGGACCTAACGGACGTGCTCACGAGGAAATTGAGATTTGATATTTACGAGCCTCGAGATAAACTCTCCCTAAAGTCATACATACAAGCTGTAGATCTGGAGCTGAAACACCATCCCATATTAGTGGTGGTACCTGGAGATGGATTGTGGGGTAATCATCTATCCACTGAATGTGGCTTCATCGACATCAAGGAAGATATTATGGCACCACTATTCCCTCCTATTGCCACACACCTTGCTGACAACCCAAAGATATTCCTATTTGCTGCCTCAAATTCTGAACGCCATGCTCTACATTTCGTTGAAGCAATCTGGGAAAACTACATTGTTGGTTATATTGCATGTGGTGATATCCATGATATGCAAAGGGTGGGAGATATCGTAGAGGACGAATTCTCATCTCATTCTAGGGTTAGGGTGCAAAACATCTTCACTTCAATTAGCCACAAGCTTCAACCCCTCCATGATGTGCTGAGGGTGGCAGACATCGTACGGGACGAACTAGCACACCCTTCTATGTCTGTGCAAGAGATTTTCACTTCAATTAGTgaccagcttccatccactgTTACCATGACCGTGGTCGACTGTCTCAAGGAGCCAGTCTACTTGCATCCTCGTGGATCTGAACTAATGGAAACTCACAGCAGATCACAAG AATCATCTGAGGAGTCCGATACTCTATCACGTTTAGGTGGACTATCAACCGCTGAACAATCGCATCTACTGGAACAACCAACTAAGAAGCTCAAGACTGAAGTATCACCTGAGTCGAGTGAGAAACTCCAAATTGATGAAGACTTATAG
- the LOC135340532 gene encoding uncharacterized protein LOC135340532 isoform X1 has protein sequence MATRYTQLNIDIDTLKQKTGVTDTQLDQTIEQEQLMCLASLLGSYDKFVRSPGFDLTNAEIADLKDCASKHGNQLAMCEALRKWGNVIRDFTYRSLLEILIGLREGALADQVCRTFIQTQTSESNKEDSVSLSPAPGRLSPLTGPLISDPVEPNSVATGTTTADLIKEFDRRFRDLRKIALEEITEKRIPVTEFRQTLMNLPCPITNENKDFIISKYFLFEKAESIESIFLYLNFYLSFIDFSLLEHIIEQFGSDSLKRDMSSYAKDMRHFRINTPVSEALSYLPKISDATAGYSRLTVKIDFDIQTATLEDVETYRKRFASDFLLSQLALSLFDLQESSLLVTWLVPAAVGAMISDQVQKKSSSFFLSNNILKLSLKGECLYPMVKFSQSGKRDLMIEAVAGKPGLTSLEPLNQGECLYPMVKTKTGESSSSMIEIGAGLTSLKPHQRIADEMKRSIDLGPNHRGLAIVVPHYYMLSNLTNMLRETLGFAVYEPRDEPSLKSYMQAVDLVELKHHPIIVVVDGHGGRGYLLHTDTGEIDIKEDNFYGTTIPSYCHTPC, from the exons ATGGCTACAAGATATACCCAGCTCAATATTGATATTGATACTCTGAAGCAGAAGACTGGGGTAACAGACACCCAGCTAGACCAAACAATTGAGCAGGAACAATTGATGTGCTTGGCCAGTTTACTTGGCAGCTATGATAAGTTTGTTAGAAGCCCAGGATTTGATCTCACCAATGCTGAAATAGCAGATCTGAAGGATTGTGCCTCCAAGCATGGCAATCAACTGGCTATGTGTGAAGCTTTAAGGAAATGGGGAAATGTCATCCGTGACTTCACTTATCGGTCGTTGTTGGAGATTTTGATTGGTCTTCGTGAAGGAGCTTTGGCTGACCAAGTGTGTAGGACTT TCATCCAGACACAAACCAGTGAGTCGAATAAAGAAGACTCTGTGTCCTTGTCACCTGCACCAG GTAGACTATCACCTCTGACAGGGCCACTGATTAGTGACCCAGTTGAACCAAATTCCGTGGCGACAG GCACTACAACTGCTGACCTCATAAAAGAATTTGATAGGAGGTTTAGGGATCTACGAAAGATAGCTCTCGAGGAGATAACTGAGAAACGAATACCTGTGACTGAGTTCCGCCAAACACTCATGAATTTACCGTGCCCTATCACAAATGAAAACAAAGATTTTATCATATCGAAGTATTTCTTGTTTGAAAAAGCAGAGTCCATCGAAAGCATCTTTCTGTACCTCAATTTCTACCTAAGCTTTATTGATTTCAGCCTTCTTGAGCATATCATAGAGCAATTTGGTAGTGATAGTCTGAAACGAGACATGAGCAGCTATGCAAAAGACATGAGACACTTCAGAATCAACACCCCCGTTAGCGAAGCACTTAGCTATCTTCCGAAAATTTCAGATGCTACTGCTGGTTACTCTCGTCTAACAGTGAAGATTGATTTTGATATTCAGACTGCAACTCTTGAAGATGTAGAGACGTACAGAAAACGTTTTGCTAGTGATTTCTTGCTCTCCCAGCTAGCCCTTTCTTTGTTTGACCTCCAGGAGAGCTCACTACTGGTTACATGGCTAGTGCCTGCTGCTGTAGGAGCAATGATCAGTGATCAAGTACAGAAGAAAAGTTCTTCTTTCTTTTTAAGCAATAATATTCTCAAGTTATCACTTAAAGGAGAATGTCTCTACCCGATGGTAAAG TTTAGTCAATCAGGTAAAAGGGATCTTATGATTGAAGCTGTGGCTGGAAAACCCGGTTTGACCTCTCTTGAACCATTGAACCAAGGAGAATGTCTCTACCCGATGGTAAAG ACAAAAACAGGTGAATCTAGTAGTTCTATGATTGAAATTGGAGCTGGTTTGACCTCTCTtaaaccacatcaaaggaTAGCGGATGAAATGAAGCGATCAATCGATCTCGGACCTAATCATCGTGGACTGGCTATTGTTGTACCACATTATTATATGTTGTCGAATCTAACGAACATGCTCAGGGAGACATTGGGATTTGCTGTTTACGAGCCTCGAGATGAACCATCCCTAAAGTCATACATGCAAGCTGTAGATCTTGTGGAGCTGAAACACCATCCCATAATAGTGGTGGTAGATGGAcatggggggaggggttatCTTCTACACACTGATACTGGTGAAATCGACATTAAGGAAGATAATTTTTATGGCACCACTATTCCCTCCTATTGCCACACACCTTGCTGA
- the LOC135340166 gene encoding uncharacterized protein LOC135340166, whose product MSSYAKDMRQFRMNTPVSEALDHLPRNSDPPAGYSRLKAKLDFDVKTATLEDVDTYRKRFASDFALSQLALSLFDLQESSLLVTWLVPAAVGAVISDQVQKKSSSFFLSNNILKLSLEGECLYPFMPMVKVSQSGTEGSGGAMIEAGASITCKPHQRIAERINLKPNHHGLAIVVPFRSLLDLRAVLAWKLRFAVYEPQDEPSLTSSMQAVDLELKHHPIIVVVSGLREGNHLYTDIGDFDIKEDIMAPLFPPIATHLADKPKIFLFVVNSNSSERHAPLHFVEAIWENYIIGYIGCDYLRRAGDIVEKSPSMSVQNIFTSISHKLQSLHDVLRVADIVEDELAHPSMSVQEIFTSISDKLPPHATMTVIDRLKEPVYLHPCGSELMETHSRTQESTEESGFLSRVRQLSIAAKEPDTESHLLEQPIKKLETELSPKQSKGVPKQAESSDELSDLKDCAFRNGYRQAMYEALKKWENIILDFTYRSLLEIFISLREGALADQVCRTFIQTQTSELNKEDAVSLSPAPGRTRPPIRDTVKPNPLVTESTKESSQRVTENGVTVTEFRQTLMTLPSPITSENEDFIKSKYPLFEDAKSVESIFVHLNFYLSFIDFSLLEHIIEQFGSDSLKRDMSSYAEDMGHFRMNTPVSEALDHLPRNSDPPAGYSRLKAKLNFDVKTATLEDVDTYRKRFASDFLLSQLALSLFELQESSLLVTWLVPAAVGAMISDQVQKKSSSFFLSNNILKLSLEGECLYPFMPMVKVSQSGTEGSGGATIEAGASITRKPHQRIAERINLKPNHRGLAIVVPCRSLLYLTDVLKRAWRFDIYEPQDKPSLKSYMQAVDLELKHHPIIVVVSGIRRDNLLLTDIGDINIKEDIMAPLFPPIATHLADNPKIFLFVVRSYSFEHRALHFVEPIWENCIVGYIACDNLNDVLWVPDILRDELAHLYMSVQEIFTSISEQFPPYATMTVIDRLKEPVYLHPRGPELIIGSQESTEESGFLSRVRQLSIAAKEPDTESHLLEQPIKKLETKLSPKQSKGVPKQAESSDEL is encoded by the exons ATGAGCAGCTATGCAAAAGACATGAGACAGTTCAGAATGAACACCCCCGTTAGCGAAGCACTTGACCATCTACCGAGAAATTCAGATCCTCCTGCTGGTTACTCTCGTCTAAAAGCGAAAttagattttgatgttaaaacTGCAACTCTTGAAGATGTAGACACGTACAGGAAACGTTTTGCTAGTGATTTCGCACTCTCCCAGCTAGCTCTTTCTTTGTTTGACCTCCAGGAGAGCTCACTACTGGTTACATGGCTAGTCCCTGCTGCTGTAGGAGCAGTGATCAGTGACCAAGTGCAGAAGAAAAGTTCTTCTTTCTTTTTAAGCAACAATATTCTCAAGCTCTCACTTGAAGGAGAATGTCTCTACCCTTTCATGCCGATGGTAAAG GTTAGTCAGTCAGGTACAGAGGGATCTGGAGGTGCTATGATTGAAGCTGGAGCTTCGATCACTTGtaaaccacatcaaaggaTAGCGGAGCGAATCAACCTCAAACCTAATCATCATGGACTGGCTATTGTTGTACCATTCCGTTCGTTGTTGGACCTAAGGGCTGTGCTCGCATGGAAATTGAGATTTGCTGTTTACGAGCCTCAAGATGAACCATCCCTAACGTCATCCATGCAAGCTGTAGATCTGGAGCTGAAACACCATCCCATAATAGTGGTGGTATCTGGACTTAGAGAGGGTAATCATTTATACACTGATATTGGTGACTTCGACATCAAGGAAGATATTATGGCACCACTATTCCCTCCTATTGCCACACACCTTGCTGACAAACCAAAGATATTCCTATTTGTTGTCAATTCCAACTCCTCTGAACGCCATGCTCCTCTGCATTTCGTTGAAGCAATCTGGGAAAACTACATTATTGGTTATATTGGATGTGATTATCTGCGGAGGGCGGGAGACATCGTAGAGAAATCTCCTTCTATGTCCGTGCAAAACATCTTCACTTCAATTAGCCACAAGCTTCAATCCCTCCATGATGTGCTGAGGGTGGCAGACATCGTAGAGGACGAACTGGCACACCCTTCTATGTCCGTGCAAGAGATCTTCACTTCAATTAGCGACAAACTTCCACCCCATGCTACCATGACTGTAATCGACCGTCTCAAGGAGCCAGTTTACTTGCATCCTTGTGGATCTGAGTTAATGGAAACTCACAGCAgaacacaag AATCAACCGAGGAGTCCGGTTTTCTGTCACGTGTACGTCAACTATCAATCGCTGCCAAGGAGCCTGATACTGAATCACATCTACTGGAACAACCAATCAAGAAGCTCGAAACTGAACTCTCACCAAAGCAATCGAAGGGAGTCCCCAAACAAGCTGAGTCGAGTGATGAACTCT CGGATCTGAAGGATTGTGCCTTTAGGAATGGCTATCGACAGGCCATGTATGAAGCTCTGAAGAAATGGGAAAACATAATCCTTGACTTTACTTATCGGTCGTTGTTGGAGATTTTTATTAGTCTTCGTGAAGGAGCTTTGGCTGACCAAGTGTGTAGGACTT TCATCCAGACACAAACCAGTGAGCTGAATAAAGAAGACGCTGTGTCCTTGTCACCTGCACCAG GTCGGACACGGCCACCGATTCGTGACACAGTGAAACCAAATCCCTTGGTGACAG AATCTACGAAAGAGAGCTCTCAAAGAGTAACTGAGAATGGAGTAACTGTGACTGAGTTTCGCCAAACACTCATGACGTTACCAAGCCCTATCACAAGTGAAAACGAAGATTTCATCAAATCAAAATATCCTTTGTTTGAAGACGCTAAATCGGTCGAAAGCATCTTTGTGCATCTCAATTTCTACTTGAGCTTTATCGATTTCAGCCTTCTTGAGCATATCATAGAGCAATTTGGTAGTGATAGTCTGAAACGAGACATGAGCAGCTATGCAGAAGACATGGGACACTTCAGAATGAACACCCCCGTTAGCGAAGCACTTGACCATCTACCGAGAAATTCAGATCCTCCTGCTGGTTACTCTCGTCTAAAAGCGAAATtaaattttgatgttaaaacTGCAACTCTTGAAGATGTAGACACGTACAGGAAACGTTTTGCTAGTGATTTCTTGCTCTCCCAGCTAGCCCTTTCTTTGTTTGAGCTCCAGGAGAGCTCACTACTGGTTACATGGCTAGTTCCTGCTGCTGTAGGAGCAATGATCAGTGATCAAGTGCAGAAGAAAAGTTCTTCTTTCTTTTTAAGCAACAATATTCTCAAGCTATCACTCGAAGGAGAATGTCTCTACCCTTTCATGCCGATGGTAAAG GTTAGTCAGTCAGGTACAGAGGGATCTGGTGGTGCTACGATTGAAGCTGGAGCTTCGATCACTCGtaaaccacatcaaaggaTAGCGGAGCGAATTAACCTCAAACCTAATCATCGTGGACTGGCTATTGTTGTACCATGCCGTTCGTTGTTGTACCTAACGGACGTGCTCAAGAGGGCATGGAGATTTGATATTTACGAGCCTCAAGATAAACCATCCCTAAAGTCATACATGCAAGCTGTAGATCTGGAGCTGAAACACCATCCCATAATAGTGGTGGTATCTGGAATCAGAAGGGATAATCTTCTACTCACTGATATTGGTGACATCAACATCAAGGAAGATATTATGGCACCACTATTCCCTCCTATTGCCACACACCTTGCTGACAACCCAAAGATATTCCTATTTGTTGTCAGATCCTACTCTTTTGAACACCGTGCTCTACATTTCGTTGAACCAATCTGGGAAAACTGCATTGTTGGTTATATTGCATGTGATAATCTCAATGATGTGCTGTGGGTGCCAGACATCTTACGGGACGAACTGGCACACCTTTATATGTCCGTGCAAGAGATCTTCACTTCAATTAGTGAACAGTTTCCACCCTATGCTACCATGACTGTGATCGATCGTCTCAAGGAGCCAGTCTACTTGCATCCTCGTGGACCTGAGCTAATCATCGGATCACAAG AATCAACCGAGGAGTCCGGTTTTCTGTCACGTGTACGTCAACTATCAATCGCTGCCAAGGAGCCTGATACTGAATCACATCTACTGGAACAACCAATCAAGAAGCTCGAAACTAAACTATCACCAAAGCAATCGAAGGGAGTCCCCAAACAAGCTGAGTCGAGTGATGAACTCTAA